Part of the Phragmites australis chromosome 23, lpPhrAust1.1, whole genome shotgun sequence genome is shown below.
GACGCGCGCGGACGGCGCGGCGGCAAAGCGCGGCGGGCACGCGCACCGCGGCGAGGAcgacgagctcgacgacggCGCACGGGAAGCAGCAGCACACGGCCGCGCACTCGGCCGCCGTCCCTCCCGCCACCTCCCCGCACCGCGGCTGCTCCCGCTCGCGCCGCCGCTCGCGCTCCCGCCGCATCTCCACGGGCGGGGACCGCCGCAGCCGCCTATCCTCCTCCACCGACGCGGCaggcgacgccgacgccgacgcggcGCGCCGGTGGCCGTGGTAGTGCACCTTAGCCTCGGCCATCCGCGGCGATcgcgctcgtcgtcg
Proteins encoded:
- the LOC133906809 gene encoding uncharacterized protein LOC133906809, producing the protein MAEAKVHYHGHRRAASASASPAASVEEDRRLRRSPPVEMRRERERRREREQPRCGEVAGGTAAECAAVCCCFPCAVVELVVLAAVRVPAALCRRAVRARRRRRRAARAAAAKKKEMEELLAASPLALAPAKAGKKTDATEHWPVTPSHDELAEVEKEVWASFQGAGFWRSPSQREDRR